In Lewinellaceae bacterium, a single window of DNA contains:
- the rfbD gene encoding dTDP-4-dehydrorhamnose reductase has protein sequence MHLHTPPHIFITGANGQLGREFRELERAHPAFQFTFAAREELDVTQETAIRKFFATPAFDYCINCAAYTAVDKAESEPEAAQLGNVDAVRWLAEACARQGTSLVHYSTDYVYHNQQNTPFKEEDPTTPQSVYARTKLAGEQAARAANPKTLILRTSWVYSAFGHNFVKTMLRLGKEREELNVVFDQVGTPTYARGLAQATLEMIRKVEQGEVAHNKLQGIYHYSDEGVCSWYDFALAVFELAGISCKVLPIETKDFPTAAARPPYSVLNKRKIKAAFGLELQHWREGLREMMAILRSKK, from the coding sequence ATGCACTTACACACACCACCCCACATCTTCATCACCGGCGCCAATGGCCAACTGGGCCGCGAATTCCGGGAACTGGAACGCGCCCACCCCGCCTTCCAGTTCACCTTTGCCGCCAGGGAAGAACTGGATGTGACTCAGGAGACCGCCATCCGGAAGTTTTTCGCCACCCCTGCCTTCGACTACTGCATCAACTGCGCCGCCTACACCGCCGTCGACAAAGCGGAGAGCGAGCCGGAGGCCGCACAGCTCGGCAATGTCGACGCAGTGCGGTGGCTGGCCGAAGCCTGCGCCCGGCAGGGCACCTCCCTGGTGCACTACTCTACCGACTACGTGTACCACAACCAGCAGAATACGCCTTTCAAAGAGGAAGACCCCACCACGCCGCAGAGCGTTTACGCCCGCACCAAACTGGCCGGCGAGCAGGCCGCCCGGGCCGCCAACCCGAAGACGCTCATCCTGCGCACCTCCTGGGTGTATTCGGCTTTCGGGCACAACTTCGTAAAGACCATGCTGCGCCTGGGAAAAGAACGAGAGGAACTGAACGTCGTCTTCGACCAGGTGGGGACTCCCACCTACGCCCGCGGCCTGGCCCAGGCTACCCTGGAAATGATCCGGAAGGTGGAACAGGGCGAAGTGGCCCATAACAAACTACAGGGCATTTACCACTACAGCGACGAAGGCGTCTGCAGTTGGTACGACTTCGCCCTGGCTGTCTTTGAACTGGCAGGCATAAGCTGTAAGGTATTGCCCATTGAGACGAAGGATTTTCCGACGGCAGCGGCCCGGCCGCCGTACAGCGTGCTGAACAAGAGGAAGATCAAGGCGGCGTTTGGGCTGGAGTTGCAGCACTGGCGGGAGGGGTTGAGGGAGATGATGGCCATTCTTCGTTCGAAAAAATAG
- a CDS encoding type II toxin-antitoxin system VapC family toxin: MKKITLDTNAYAALSQGKLPVKQAMETADIIFVPVFVFAELLFGFKNGSREQENLVLFNDFMKMSGVSYHFPTDETALIYSDIALDLKQQGKPIPTHDIWIAASAIETGSVIITYDKHFLHIDQVRVWDELK, encoded by the coding sequence ATGAAAAAAATCACCCTCGACACCAATGCATATGCTGCTTTGTCCCAGGGGAAATTGCCCGTTAAACAGGCCATGGAAACCGCCGACATTATTTTTGTGCCGGTCTTCGTATTTGCAGAATTGCTATTTGGTTTTAAAAATGGAAGCAGGGAGCAGGAAAATTTAGTTTTGTTCAATGATTTTATGAAAATGTCAGGGGTATCCTACCACTTTCCAACCGATGAAACTGCCCTGATATATTCGGATATTGCCCTTGATCTAAAACAGCAAGGCAAGCCCATTCCAACCCATGATATTTGGATCGCTGCTTCGGCTATTGAAACGGGTAGCGTTATCATCACTTACGACAAGCATTTTCTGCATATTGATCAGGTGAGGGTATGGGATGAACTTAAGTGA
- a CDS encoding CHAT domain-containing protein: MKPAILSLLFLFLAGIPGLRAQESADVLFEKAQSFCSPYQPDSVRYYLGRCAERYRQQDSLEAWINAHKLVGRAVLTKAGNPAVALEFLRKSVGGEAWRAPRQGSEWNAKAWSYVLMGFIYNHYLRDFEQSRSDYEQAAAIFREQRVGDPSDIARHVFLPLGNLNTRLGDYDAAIVFFRQALESVPPSPGNNSRASLLSDLSLAYMSAGQRDNTIAACREGLGIPGISYFNRGLLRSNLAKAYLEGAQYQEALAEAQHARKAMELAISKDGFDRAALKIPIIDMYLGGIYGELGQPAAAVRHFKLAEEGYLGEGNARLYSRELGKIYCAWGNLHADQGEYRAALELYQKALVMVIREYDGADWKENPRREWLRAENTIIEALGGKARALRQWYDAEGQAQQLQTALQCQELILEVELQLRNTYRYESSKLFNVEEARERSANAIDNALELYRASGRQEYREAALSFAERTKSILLLEAFYKSRAESLAGIPDSVLEQEREIQQELSGLEEELFEARAREEADSVVRSLEAGLLEARQRYAGWAEALERDYSDYYRLKYDVHTLSSSDIQQQLLGGEEAFIEYFVGGEHIYVFVISAGRFEVVTLNKDFPLEEWVVGLRDDVAHFQFPTYNKSSLCASYSDYAYRLYDKLIRPLEALGLPERLTIVPSGVLGFLPFDALLTAPSNGCEFKSYPYLVRRYDISYGYSATLQAALQNRPGGNRRFAGFAPAFNGGGAHNRLEHNISLLEAVHSLVGGSLFTGEGATVAHLREVAGRSGLLHFSSHAQANTQEGGFSFIVFSDGKGGYDSLFVKDVYLLPLQAEMAVLSACETSVGTLYNGEGIISLARGFLYAGANSVITTLWSINDEANSQLMVAYYRFLKKGYSKSQALRMAKLQQIEQGGRFHAHPAYWAAFTPIGNMRPVYQPLWAKLALGAAGIALFLGLFLWVRRKQSGRGPQREVRREAKVAVG, from the coding sequence ATGAAACCGGCAATCCTATCCTTGCTCTTCCTTTTCCTGGCAGGCATTCCCGGGCTCCGGGCCCAGGAATCCGCTGATGTATTATTTGAAAAAGCCCAATCCTTCTGTTCCCCTTACCAGCCAGACAGCGTCCGCTACTACCTGGGCCGCTGTGCGGAACGCTACCGGCAGCAGGACAGCCTCGAAGCCTGGATCAACGCCCACAAGCTGGTAGGCAGAGCGGTGCTGACCAAAGCCGGCAACCCGGCCGTGGCGTTGGAATTTCTCCGGAAAAGCGTGGGCGGGGAAGCCTGGCGCGCCCCCCGGCAGGGCAGCGAGTGGAACGCCAAGGCATGGTCTTATGTTTTGATGGGCTTCATTTACAACCACTATCTCCGCGATTTCGAACAGTCGCGGTCGGATTACGAGCAAGCCGCCGCCATTTTCAGAGAACAGCGTGTCGGCGATCCTTCCGATATTGCCCGCCATGTGTTCCTGCCCCTGGGCAACCTCAACACCCGCCTGGGCGACTACGATGCCGCTATCGTTTTTTTCCGGCAGGCGTTGGAGTCCGTTCCGCCCTCGCCGGGCAACAACAGCCGGGCGTCGCTGCTCAGCGACCTTTCGCTGGCCTATATGTCGGCCGGGCAGCGGGACAATACCATCGCGGCCTGCCGGGAAGGCCTGGGCATTCCGGGCATCAGCTACTTCAACCGCGGCTTGCTGCGGTCCAACCTGGCCAAGGCCTACCTCGAGGGCGCGCAGTACCAGGAAGCACTGGCGGAGGCTCAACACGCCAGGAAGGCTATGGAGTTGGCCATCAGCAAAGATGGGTTTGACCGCGCCGCTCTGAAAATTCCCATCATCGATATGTATCTGGGCGGTATCTACGGCGAGCTCGGCCAGCCGGCGGCCGCCGTCCGGCATTTCAAGCTGGCGGAAGAAGGGTATCTGGGAGAGGGCAACGCCAGGCTGTACAGCCGCGAGCTGGGAAAGATTTACTGCGCCTGGGGCAACCTGCACGCCGACCAGGGGGAGTACCGGGCCGCCCTGGAGTTGTACCAGAAGGCCCTGGTTATGGTGATCCGGGAATACGATGGTGCCGATTGGAAGGAAAATCCCAGGCGGGAATGGTTGCGGGCCGAGAACACCATCATCGAAGCGCTGGGCGGAAAGGCCCGGGCGCTGCGCCAGTGGTACGACGCCGAAGGGCAGGCGCAACAACTGCAAACAGCCCTACAGTGCCAGGAATTGATCCTGGAAGTGGAGCTGCAGCTGCGCAATACTTACCGTTATGAATCCTCCAAGTTGTTCAATGTGGAGGAAGCCCGCGAGCGCAGCGCCAACGCCATCGACAATGCCCTGGAGCTCTATCGGGCGAGCGGCCGGCAAGAATACCGGGAGGCGGCGCTTTCCTTTGCCGAACGCACCAAGAGCATCCTGCTGCTGGAAGCGTTCTACAAATCCAGGGCCGAGTCGCTGGCGGGAATCCCCGACAGCGTTCTCGAACAGGAGCGCGAAATACAACAGGAGTTGTCCGGGTTGGAGGAGGAGCTCTTCGAGGCGCGGGCCCGGGAGGAGGCCGATTCGGTAGTCCGCTCCCTGGAGGCAGGCTTGCTGGAAGCCCGGCAGCGCTACGCCGGCTGGGCGGAGGCTCTTGAACGGGACTACTCCGATTACTACCGCCTCAAATACGACGTTCACACCCTTTCGTCTTCTGATATCCAGCAGCAACTGCTGGGAGGAGAGGAAGCCTTCATCGAATACTTCGTCGGGGGAGAGCACATCTATGTTTTCGTCATTTCCGCCGGCCGGTTTGAGGTCGTAACCCTGAATAAAGATTTTCCGCTAGAAGAGTGGGTGGTGGGGTTGCGCGACGACGTTGCCCACTTCCAGTTTCCAACCTATAACAAAAGCAGCCTCTGTGCTTCTTACAGCGATTATGCCTACCGGCTGTACGACAAGCTGATCCGCCCGCTGGAAGCCCTGGGGCTGCCTGAGCGCCTGACGATCGTGCCCAGCGGGGTGCTCGGTTTTTTGCCATTCGACGCCCTGCTCACCGCGCCGTCGAATGGCTGCGAGTTCAAAAGCTACCCTTACCTGGTTCGCCGTTATGACATCAGCTACGGCTATTCAGCTACCCTGCAGGCGGCTCTTCAGAATCGCCCGGGCGGCAACCGGCGCTTTGCCGGCTTCGCGCCCGCCTTCAACGGCGGCGGGGCCCACAACCGGCTGGAGCACAACATCAGCCTGCTGGAGGCCGTCCATAGCCTGGTGGGAGGCAGCTTGTTTACCGGCGAAGGCGCCACCGTGGCTCACTTGCGGGAGGTGGCCGGGCGATCGGGATTGCTGCACTTTTCCTCCCATGCTCAGGCCAATACCCAGGAGGGCGGCTTTTCCTTCATCGTCTTCTCCGACGGCAAGGGAGGATACGATTCTCTCTTTGTCAAGGATGTATACCTGTTGCCCCTGCAGGCCGAGATGGCGGTGCTCAGCGCCTGCGAAACTTCGGTCGGCACTTTGTACAACGGGGAGGGCATCATCAGCCTGGCCCGCGGCTTTTTATACGCCGGCGCCAACAGCGTGATCACTACCCTCTGGAGCATCAACGACGAGGCCAACAGCCAGTTGATGGTTGCGTATTACCGCTTCCTGAAGAAAGGCTACAGCAAATCGCAGGCCCTGCGGATGGCCAAGCTGCAGCAGATCGAACAAGGGGGCCGCTTCCACGCCCATCCTGCCTACTGGGCGGCTTTTACGCCTATCGGCAACATGCGGCCGGTGTACCAGCCCCTGTGGGCGAAACTGGCGCTCGGGGCCGCCGGCATTGCCTTGTTTTTGGGGCTCTTCCTTTGGGTTCGAAGGAAGCAAAGTGGCCGCGGCCCGCAACGGGAGGTACGGAGGGAAGCGAAAGTGGCGGTGGGGTAG
- a CDS encoding GNAT family N-acetyltransferase — MANIRLYTPADRPACITIFRSNQPKYFAPEELPLFISWLGKPELENYCVLEAEGEVIGCGGFYALPDLRQAILAWGMIHSAHHGRGYGRQLTDHRIALMRERYPDYALLLSTSQHTFGFYEKQGYAVKEIILNGFGDGLDKYIMEG; from the coding sequence ATGGCAAACATCAGGCTCTACACCCCAGCCGACCGCCCGGCCTGCATCACCATCTTCCGCAGCAACCAGCCGAAGTACTTCGCTCCGGAAGAGCTGCCCCTGTTCATCAGCTGGCTGGGCAAGCCGGAGCTGGAGAATTATTGTGTGCTGGAAGCAGAAGGCGAGGTAATTGGCTGCGGCGGCTTCTACGCGCTGCCCGATCTCCGGCAGGCCATCCTGGCCTGGGGCATGATCCATTCGGCCCATCATGGACGGGGCTACGGGCGGCAGCTAACGGACCACCGGATCGCCCTCATGCGGGAACGGTATCCGGATTATGCGTTGTTGCTGAGCACTTCGCAGCATACCTTCGGTTTCTACGAAAAGCAGGGCTACGCCGTGAAAGAGATCATACTCAACGGCTTCGGCGATGGATTGGATAAATACATTATGGAAGGATAG
- the rfbC gene encoding dTDP-4-dehydrorhamnose 3,5-epimerase: MPFIDTPIDGLKVFLPKVWEDSRGYFFESFNQSLFEQGGVIADFVQDNQARSAYGVLRGLHYQVAPYAQAKLVRVLQGEVLDIAVDIREDSPTYGQSYSLVLSAENRRQLFIPRGFAHGYVVLSETAEFFYKCDNYYSKEHEGGIRFDDPNLNIDWEVSMEKVVLSERDRGLPLFGEHRKG; this comes from the coding sequence ATGCCATTTATAGACACACCCATTGACGGCTTGAAAGTATTCCTCCCCAAAGTGTGGGAAGACAGCCGCGGCTACTTCTTCGAATCCTTCAACCAAAGCCTGTTCGAACAAGGCGGCGTCATCGCCGATTTTGTGCAGGACAACCAGGCGCGCTCGGCCTACGGCGTGCTGCGCGGGCTGCACTATCAGGTGGCGCCCTACGCCCAGGCCAAGCTGGTGCGCGTGCTGCAGGGCGAGGTGCTGGACATTGCCGTCGACATCCGCGAAGATTCTCCTACTTACGGCCAATCGTACAGCCTGGTGCTCAGCGCGGAGAACCGGCGCCAGCTGTTCATCCCCCGGGGCTTCGCCCACGGCTACGTGGTGCTCAGCGAAACGGCGGAGTTTTTCTACAAGTGCGACAATTACTACTCCAAAGAGCACGAGGGCGGCATCCGCTTTGACGACCCCAACCTGAATATCGACTGGGAGGTCAGTATGGAGAAGGTAGTCCTTTCGGAAAGAGACAGGGGATTGCCGTTGTTTGGGGAGCACAGGAAGGGGTAG